The genomic region TTCTGGCATCTGATCAAAATTTAAATATCGATAAATTGAATCTAAGTCTTTCGAAAGTTTTTGATTACTAATAGCAAGATATTCATCAAGCGTTGGAATTTTTCCTAAAGAAGCGCAAACTGCTGAGAGTTCTGCAGATCCTAAATATACTTGCGCATCTTTTCCCATGCGATTATCGAAATTTCGTGTGCTTGTTGAAAAAACATGTGCTCCATCATCAACTCTCGCCTGATTTCCCATGCATAGAGAACATCCAGGTACTTCTGTTCGAGCGCCTACTTTATTGAAGACATCATATACACCCTCTTTCTTAAGCTCTGTTTCATCCATACGAGTAGGAGGTACGATCCATAATCGTGTTGGGATTTTATCTGTATCTTCAAGCACTCTAGCTGCTGCTCGATAATGTCCAATATTAGTCATGCAACTTCCAATGAATACCTCATCAATTTTATTACCTGCAATCTCAGACAAGGGCTTAATATTATCTGGGTCATTTGGACATGCAATTAATGGCTCTTTAATTTCATCAAGATTAATTTCAATAATACTTGCGTACTCTGCATCATGATCAGCTTCTAATAATGCTGGATTTTTTAACCAATCCTCCATTGCTTTCATGCGACGCAATAATGTTCTTTTATCTTCATAATTGTTATCAACTAAATTTTTAATAAGCGCAATATTAGATTTGATATATTCAATAATCGGTTCTTTATTAAGTTTTACCGTACATCCATTTGCAGATCTTTCAGCCGATGCATCAGCAAATTCAAATGCTTGTTCAATTTTTAGATCAGGCAACCCTTCAATTTCTAAAATACGTCCATTAAAAATATTTTTTTTATTTTGTTTTGCTACCGTGAGATCACCATTTTTAATAGCAGCATAAGGTATTGCATTTACGAGATCTCTTAATGTAATACCTGGTTGCATCTTTCCCCTGAATCTCACCAAGACTGATTCAGGCATATCAATTGGCATGGCTCCCATGGCTGCTGCAAAAGCTACAAGGCCTGAGCCTGCTGGGAATGAAATACCTATAGGAAAGCGCGTATGGGAGTCACCACCTGTGCCTACAGTATCTGGAAGTAAAAGGCGATTAAGCCAAGAGTGAATAATTCCATCGCCAGGTCTTAAAGTAACCCCTCCTCTACTCGACATAAACTCAGGAAGCTCGTGTTGTAATTTAAGATCTACAGGCTTCGGATAGGCTGCTGTGTGGCAAAAACTTTGCATGACTAAGTCAGCATTAAATCCGAGACAAGCTAATTCTTTTAACTCGTCTCTTGTCATTGCACCCGTTGTATCTTGCGAACCAACAGAGGTGACTTTCGGCTCACAATATGTGCCAGGCCTAACACCAACACCTGCCGGCAAGCCGCAAGCCCGACCGACCATTTTTTGCGCAAGCGTAAATCCTTTTTTAGAAGAGATAGCTGGCGCAGGAGTTAAGAATAGAGTGCTTGCAGATAATTTTAAAAACTCCCTTGCTTTAGATGTTAATCCTCGACCAATAATAAGAGGTATCCTGCCACCTGCGCGATATTCATCTGCAAGCGTAAATGGTATTAAATTAAATGTAGCGATGGATTCGTTTTTACTATTTAGAATTTTTCCTTCAAATGGTTGAATAGTAATTTCATCTCCTGTTTTCATCCGACTAACATCACACTCAATAGGAAGTGCGCCTGAATCTTCTGCTGTATTAAAAAATATAGGCGCAATCTTATTACCTAATACAATGCCACCCGTTCTTTTGTTTGGAATAAAAGGAATATCACTTCCCATGTGCCATTGAAGAGAGTTAATTGCTGATTTCCTTGATGAACCTGTTCCTACAACATCACCCACATAAGCTATAGGTAATTGTCTTGTTTTTAAGTCCTGAATTGTTTTAATGCCGTTTGGCATTTTATTCACTAACATCGCTTTTGCATGTAATGGGATGTCTGGTCTCGACCAAGCTTCTTGCGCTGGGGAAAGGTCATCGGTATTTGTTTCGCCATCTGCTTTAAAAACAATTGCTTTTATTTCTTTGGGTAATGCGGATTTTTTTAAAAACCAATCGCCATTCGCCCATGACTCCATTAGCTTCATTGCAGCTTTATTACCTGACTTTACTTTTTCACTTACATCGTGAAACGCGTCAAAAATTAAAATGATATGAGATAAAACTTTAACAGCATCATCAGCAAGATCTGAGTCTAGAAGAGAAATAAGTGATTGAACGTTATAACCACCAACCATGGTTCCTAATAATTCAATAGCATACTTAGGTGAAATGATTTTTGATTGTTCTATACCCTTCGCAATATCTGTAAGGTAAGCAGCCTTAATATAAGCAGCTTGATCAACACCTGATGGAACGCGATGACAAAATAATTCCATCAACGTCTGAGTATCTTTTGTATCGGGTGACTTTAATAAGGTGACGAGTTCTGCGGTTTGCTTTGCTGTCAGAGGAAGTGGCGGCAGGCCCTCATTTAAACGGTTAGCGGCTTCTTTTCTGTAATCATCGATCATTGGATTTTGATGGGCTTTAAAAAGGTAATTGAATATCGATTAGTATAAAGCCAATGCATTCGTCTTTAAAAGATAAATCACTAGAATATGGCGGAAGGGGCGGGATTCGAACCCGCGTTAGGTTATTCACCTAAACACGCTTTCCAGGCGTGCGACTTAAACCGCTCATCCACCCTTCCGAAAAGAGTCGGCATTATAACTTATGCCTCACTTCGCTTTAAGAATGATCTTTTCTCTCTTGATTAAAATTCGCAGTCGTATTAAGGTTGACCTATTGAATTTATTTACCGTACGTCTACCGCAGTACATCCGTTTTAATAATTTCATAACTTATTGATTTATTTAGCATTTATTATTAATTAACTATTAACTTAGGGGCGATTTATGGGCTTAGAAACATTAAATAATCTTGGAGTAAAACATCCATTTAAGGCCAAATATGACAATTATATTGGCGGTAAATTTGTACCTCCAGTAGACGGCAAATACTTTGAAAATATTTCACCAGTCACCGGCAAAGTTTTTTGTGAGGTTGCACGTTCAAACGAAAAAGATATTAATTTGGCGCTAGATGCAGCGCATGCAGCCAAAGATGGCTGGGCTAAGAAGAGCCCTACTGAACGCGCAAATATTTTGATGCAAGTAGCAGACATCATGGAAAAAAATCTTTCAACGATTGCGATTGCTGAAACAATCGACAACGGCAAGCCTCTCCGTGAAACTACTTATGCTGATATTCCATTAGCGATCGATCACTTCAGATACTTTGCAAGCTGTGTTAGAGCGCAAGAAGGCAGTATCGGTGAAATTGATCACGAGACAATGGCTTATCATTTTCATGAGCCTTTAGGTGTTGTCGGACAAATTATTCCATGGAACTTCCCTATTCTTATGGCAGCCTGGAAATTAGCGCCTGCGATTGCTGCAGGTAATTGTGTAGTCATTAAACCAGCAGAACAGACACCTGTATCACTCCTAGTTGTGCTTGAGTTAGTAGGTCATCTCATCCCCCCTGGTGTATTAAATATTGTGAATGGTTTCGGTTTAGAAGCTGGTAAACCACTTGCAAGCTCGCCACGTATTGCAAAAATTGCATTCACAGGCGAAACATCAACAGGTCGATTGATTATGCAATATGCATCACAAAATCTTATTCCAGTAACTTTAGAGCTTGGTGGTAAATCACCTAATATCTTCTTTGAAGATGTGATGGATAAAGATGACAACTTCTTTGATAAAGCGCTAGAAGGCTTTACATTGTTTGCGCTCAATCAAGGTGAAGTATGTACATGCCCTTCACGTGCCTTAATCCAAGAATCTATTTACGATAAATTTATGGAGCGTGCACTTAAACGTGTTGCGGCAATCAAACAAGACAATCCCCTTGATATGACAACAATGATCGGCGCTCAAGCATCAAGTGAGCAAGTTGAAAAAATTATGTCTTATATGAAGATTGGTCAAGAAGAAGGCGCTCAAATCCTCATCGGTGGTAATCGTAAAAAATTAAGTGGTGAACTCGCAGAAGGATATTACATTGAACCTACTGTATTCAAAGGTCATAACAAAATGCGTATTTTCCAAGAGGAAATTTTTGGACCTGTCGTTTCCGTTACAACATTTAAAGATGAAGATGAAGCGCTTGAAATTGCAAATGATACGCTCTATGGCTTAGGCTCAGGCGTATGGTCACGCAACGGCAATCGCGCATTTAGAATGGGCAAAGGCATTCAAGCAGGTCGTGTATGGACTAATTGCTACCATGCTTATCCTGCACATGCAGCATTTGGTGGCTATAAACAATCAGGTATCGGTCGCGAAACACACAAGATGATGCTTGATCACTACCAACAAACAAAGAATCTTCTAGTGAGCTACAGTGAAAATAAACTTGGTTTCTTTTAAGATTCAATTTAACTAAAATCAAAGGCAGGACTTATACGTCTTGCCTTTCTTTTTTATGGAAAAAACTTTTACACGCATAGATACAACAGAAACTGCAAACACACTGATTGATTCTTTAAAGGAAAAATATGGTGAAATTATATTTCATCAATCAGGTGGCTGTTGTGATGGAAGCGCACCTATGTGTTATCCCAAGAGTGAATTTTATTTAGGCGGCTCAGACGTTGAAGTTGGTATGACGCATGGTGTTCATTTTTATATGGGCGCTAGTCAATTCTCCTACTGGGAACACACACATTTAACGCTCGAT from Candidatus Methylopumilus universalis harbors:
- a CDS encoding DUF779 domain-containing protein, with translation MEKTFTRIDTTETANTLIDSLKEKYGEIIFHQSGGCCDGSAPMCYPKSEFYLGGSDVEVGMTHGVHFYMGASQFSYWEHTHLTLDAIPGNGGQFSLENGTGMRFIIRSRLYSDEEWAYLSQHPVKHCG
- the acnB gene encoding bifunctional aconitate hydratase 2/2-methylisocitrate dehydratase — its product is MIDDYRKEAANRLNEGLPPLPLTAKQTAELVTLLKSPDTKDTQTLMELFCHRVPSGVDQAAYIKAAYLTDIAKGIEQSKIISPKYAIELLGTMVGGYNVQSLISLLDSDLADDAVKVLSHIILIFDAFHDVSEKVKSGNKAAMKLMESWANGDWFLKKSALPKEIKAIVFKADGETNTDDLSPAQEAWSRPDIPLHAKAMLVNKMPNGIKTIQDLKTRQLPIAYVGDVVGTGSSRKSAINSLQWHMGSDIPFIPNKRTGGIVLGNKIAPIFFNTAEDSGALPIECDVSRMKTGDEITIQPFEGKILNSKNESIATFNLIPFTLADEYRAGGRIPLIIGRGLTSKAREFLKLSASTLFLTPAPAISSKKGFTLAQKMVGRACGLPAGVGVRPGTYCEPKVTSVGSQDTTGAMTRDELKELACLGFNADLVMQSFCHTAAYPKPVDLKLQHELPEFMSSRGGVTLRPGDGIIHSWLNRLLLPDTVGTGGDSHTRFPIGISFPAGSGLVAFAAAMGAMPIDMPESVLVRFRGKMQPGITLRDLVNAIPYAAIKNGDLTVAKQNKKNIFNGRILEIEGLPDLKIEQAFEFADASAERSANGCTVKLNKEPIIEYIKSNIALIKNLVDNNYEDKRTLLRRMKAMEDWLKNPALLEADHDAEYASIIEINLDEIKEPLIACPNDPDNIKPLSEIAGNKIDEVFIGSCMTNIGHYRAAARVLEDTDKIPTRLWIVPPTRMDETELKKEGVYDVFNKVGARTEVPGCSLCMGNQARVDDGAHVFSTSTRNFDNRMGKDAQVYLGSAELSAVCASLGKIPTLDEYLAISNQKLSKDLDSIYRYLNFDQMPEYKPKKVIEITEI
- the adh gene encoding aldehyde dehydrogenase, encoding MGLETLNNLGVKHPFKAKYDNYIGGKFVPPVDGKYFENISPVTGKVFCEVARSNEKDINLALDAAHAAKDGWAKKSPTERANILMQVADIMEKNLSTIAIAETIDNGKPLRETTYADIPLAIDHFRYFASCVRAQEGSIGEIDHETMAYHFHEPLGVVGQIIPWNFPILMAAWKLAPAIAAGNCVVIKPAEQTPVSLLVVLELVGHLIPPGVLNIVNGFGLEAGKPLASSPRIAKIAFTGETSTGRLIMQYASQNLIPVTLELGGKSPNIFFEDVMDKDDNFFDKALEGFTLFALNQGEVCTCPSRALIQESIYDKFMERALKRVAAIKQDNPLDMTTMIGAQASSEQVEKIMSYMKIGQEEGAQILIGGNRKKLSGELAEGYYIEPTVFKGHNKMRIFQEEIFGPVVSVTTFKDEDEALEIANDTLYGLGSGVWSRNGNRAFRMGKGIQAGRVWTNCYHAYPAHAAFGGYKQSGIGRETHKMMLDHYQQTKNLLVSYSENKLGFF